A genomic window from Helicobacter pylori includes:
- a CDS encoding TatD family hydrolase encodes MFIDTHCHLDHKDYENDLEEVLQESLQKGVSKCVIPGADMKDLKKAIEISEKFEGVFFAIGAHPYDVDSFDESLFEEFVGHEKCVAIGECGLDYYRLPELSEREHYKNKQKEIFTKQIEFSIQHNKPLIIHIREASFDSLNLLKNYPEAFGVLHCFNADNMLLELSDRFYYGIGGVSTFKNAKRLVEILPKIPKNRLLLETDSPYLTPHPFRGTRNSPTYIPLIAQKIAEIINIETEELASLSTHNAQTLFSFP; translated from the coding sequence ATGTTTATTGATACGCATTGCCATTTGGACCACAAGGATTATGAAAACGATTTAGAAGAAGTGCTACAAGAAAGCTTACAAAAAGGCGTTTCTAAATGCGTGATCCCAGGCGCAGACATGAAGGATTTGAAAAAAGCCATAGAGATTAGCGAAAAATTTGAAGGCGTGTTTTTTGCCATAGGCGCTCACCCTTATGATGTGGATAGCTTTGATGAAAGCTTATTTGAAGAATTTGTTGGGCATGAAAAGTGCGTAGCGATAGGCGAATGCGGGCTGGATTACTACCGCTTGCCTGAATTGAGCGAAAGAGAACATTACAAAAACAAACAAAAAGAAATTTTTACTAAACAAATTGAATTTTCTATCCAACACAACAAGCCCTTGATTATCCACATTAGAGAAGCGAGTTTTGATAGTTTGAATCTTTTAAAAAATTATCCTGAAGCTTTTGGGGTGTTGCATTGCTTTAACGCTGATAATATGCTTTTAGAATTAAGCGATCGTTTTTATTACGGGATAGGGGGGGTTAGCACTTTTAAAAACGCTAAAAGACTGGTAGAAATCCTCCCTAAAATCCCTAAAAACAGGCTTCTTTTAGAAACGGATTCGCCTTATTTGACCCCACACCCTTTTAGAGGCACTAGGAATAGCCCTACTTATATCCCTTTAATCGCTCAAAAAATTGCCGAAATAATCAACATAGAGACTGAAGAGCTCGCTTCTTTAAGCACGCATAACGCTCAAACGCTTTTTAGTTTCCCCTAA
- a CDS encoding peroxiredoxin yields MLVTKLAPDFKAPAVLGNNEVDEHFELSKNLGKSGAILFFWPKDFTFVCPTEIIAFDKRVKDFQEKGFNVIGVSIDSEQVHFAWKNTPVEKGGIGQVTFPMVADITKSISRDYDVLFEEAIALRGAFLIDKNMKVRHAVINDLPLGRNADEMLRMVDALLHFEEHGEVCPAGWRKGDKGMKATHKGVAEYLKENSINL; encoded by the coding sequence ATGTTAGTTACAAAACTTGCCCCCGATTTTAAAGCGCCTGCTGTTTTAGGAAACAATGAGGTTGATGAACACTTTGAGCTTTCTAAAAATTTAGGTAAGAGCGGTGCGATTCTTTTCTTTTGGCCAAAAGATTTTACTTTTGTATGTCCTACAGAAATCATTGCGTTTGATAAAAGAGTGAAAGACTTCCAAGAAAAAGGCTTTAATGTGATTGGCGTGTCTATTGATAGCGAACAAGTGCATTTTGCATGGAAAAATACCCCTGTAGAAAAAGGCGGTATTGGTCAAGTAACTTTCCCCATGGTGGCTGATATTACTAAGAGCATTTCTAGAGACTATGATGTGCTGTTTGAAGAAGCGATCGCTTTGAGAGGAGCTTTCTTGATTGACAAAAACATGAAAGTAAGGCATGCGGTAATCAACGACTTACCACTAGGTAGGAATGCCGATGAAATGCTTCGCATGGTAGATGCTCTCCTACACTTTGAAGAACATGGTGAAGTGTGCCCAGCAGGCTGGAGAAAAGGCGATAAAGGTATGAAAGCTACCCATAAAGGCGTTGCAGAATATCTTAAAGAAAATTCCATTAATCTTTAA
- a CDS encoding MetQ/NlpA family ABC transporter substrate-binding protein encodes MNAFKRIICVTAIVLSFFNLLDAKHHKEKQENHKITRELKVGANPVPHAQILQSVVEDLKQKGINLVIVSFTDYVLPNLALNDGSLDANYFQHRPYLDRFNLDRKMHLVGLANIHVEPLRFYSQKITDIKNLKKGSVIAVPNDPSNQGRALILLHKQGLIALKDPSNLYATEFDIVKNPYNIKIKPLEAALLPKVLGDVDGAIITGNYALQAKLTGALFSEDKDSPYANLVASREDNAQDEAIKALIQALQSEKTRKFILDTYKGAIIPAF; translated from the coding sequence ATGAATGCATTCAAGCGTATTATTTGCGTAACGGCTATTGTTTTAAGTTTTTTTAACCTCTTAGACGCCAAACACCACAAAGAAAAACAAGAAAACCACAAAATCACTCGTGAGCTTAAAGTGGGCGCTAACCCTGTGCCGCATGCGCAAATCTTGCAATCGGTTGTAGAGGATTTGAAACAAAAAGGGATCAATTTAGTGATCGTGTCTTTTACGGATTACGTGTTGCCTAATTTAGCGCTCAATGACGGCTCTTTAGACGCGAATTATTTCCAGCACCGCCCCTATTTGGATCGGTTTAATTTGGACAGGAAAATGCATCTCGTTGGTTTAGCCAATATCCATGTAGAGCCTTTGAGATTTTATTCTCAAAAAATCACAGACATTAAAAACCTTAAAAAAGGCTCAGTGATCGCTGTGCCTAATGATCCAAGCAATCAAGGCAGAGCGTTGATTTTATTGCATAAACAAGGGCTTATCGCTCTCAAAGATCCAAGCAATTTATACGCTACGGAGTTTGATATTGTCAAAAATCCTTACAACATTAAAATCAAGCCTTTAGAAGCTGCCTTATTGCCTAAAGTTTTAGGGGATGTGGATGGGGCTATTATCACAGGGAATTACGCTTTGCAAGCAAAACTTACTGGGGCTTTATTTTCAGAAGATAAGGACTCGCCTTATGCCAATCTTGTAGCCTCTCGTGAGGATAACGCGCAAGATGAAGCGATAAAAGCGTTGATTCAAGCCCTACAAAGCGAAAAGACTAGGAAATTTATTTTGGATACCTATAAAGGGGCGATTATCCCGGCCTTTTAA
- a CDS encoding FlhB-like flagellar biosynthesis protein: MNKTIKAAALAYNMGQDHAPKVIASGVGEVAKRIIQKAKEYDIALFSNPMLVDSLLKVELDCAIPEELYESVVQVFLWLNSVENDAQMSK, translated from the coding sequence ATGAATAAAACCATAAAAGCCGCTGCTCTAGCTTATAACATGGGGCAAGATCATGCCCCAAAAGTGATCGCAAGCGGGGTGGGCGAAGTGGCCAAAAGGATCATTCAAAAAGCTAAAGAATACGATATAGCGCTCTTTTCTAACCCCATGCTGGTGGATTCGCTTTTAAAGGTGGAATTGGATTGCGCGATACCTGAAGAATTGTATGAAAGCGTGGTGCAAGTGTTTTTATGGCTCAATAGCGTGGAAAATGATGCGCAAATGTCTAAGTGA
- a CDS encoding lytic transglycosylase domain-containing protein — MSKRMKCFNAKWLVFFVTHWLLLASLSHAKMAFEPKIDTKTLEAFGVSASFLSQMPGVLKKMNEEEEWKKLVKKFDVNDQFIPIIKNMLIEASVPQEFLFLAMAESKFSTRAYSRKKAVGIWQFMPSTAKELGLKVNHYIDERRDPIKSTQAAITYLKRLYKQTGEWYLVAMAYNYGLRKVQNAIKAAGTSDIKILLDEDKKYLPKETRDYIRSILSLALKFNSLDNLKDKEYLLNRGARVSLVGVPFKRHTSLVQVAKNLNLSLETLKSYNHQFRYNILPSKDPTYTIYIPYEKLALFKQRQLKQNKSTQTSPKSPFITHVVLPKETLSSIAKRYQVSVSSIQLANNLKDSNIFIHQRLIIPTNKKFATREF; from the coding sequence ATGTCAAAAAGAATGAAGTGTTTTAATGCAAAATGGTTGGTTTTTTTTGTTACTCATTGGCTCTTACTAGCTTCTTTAAGCCATGCAAAAATGGCTTTTGAACCTAAAATAGACACCAAAACGCTAGAGGCTTTTGGGGTTAGTGCGAGCTTTTTATCCCAAATGCCAGGCGTTTTAAAAAAAATGAACGAAGAAGAGGAATGGAAAAAGTTAGTCAAAAAATTTGATGTCAATGACCAGTTTATCCCCATCATTAAAAACATGCTCATAGAAGCGAGCGTCCCACAAGAATTTTTATTTTTAGCCATGGCGGAGTCTAAGTTCTCAACAAGGGCTTATAGCAGGAAAAAAGCGGTAGGGATTTGGCAGTTCATGCCAAGCACGGCGAAAGAATTGGGGCTTAAAGTCAATCATTACATTGACGAAAGAAGAGATCCCATTAAAAGCACTCAAGCGGCGATCACTTACTTGAAACGGCTCTACAAGCAAACCGGGGAGTGGTATTTGGTGGCTATGGCGTATAATTACGGCTTACGAAAGGTTCAAAACGCTATTAAAGCCGCCGGCACCTCAGACATTAAGATCTTGCTAGATGAAGATAAAAAATACCTCCCTAAAGAAACGAGGGATTATATCCGCTCCATTTTAAGCCTAGCGTTAAAATTCAACAGCCTAGACAACCTCAAAGACAAAGAATATCTGCTCAATCGTGGGGCGAGGGTGAGTTTGGTGGGCGTCCCTTTTAAAAGGCACACTTCTTTAGTCCAAGTCGCCAAGAATTTAAACTTGAGTTTAGAAACCCTAAAATCCTACAACCACCAATTCCGCTATAATATTTTGCCCTCTAAAGACCCCACTTACACCATCTACATCCCCTATGAAAAACTCGCCCTTTTCAAACAGCGCCAACTCAAACAAAATAAAAGCACTCAAACTAGCCCTAAAAGCCCTTTTATCACCCATGTTGTCTTGCCTAAAGAAACCCTATCTTCTATCGCTAAACGCTATCAAGTCAGCGTCTCAAGCATCCAATTAGCCAACAATCTCAAAGATTCTAATATCTTTATCCACCAACGCTTAATTATCCCCACCAACAAAAAGTTCGCTACAAGGGAATTTTAA
- the lptA gene encoding lipopolysaccharide transport periplasmic protein LptA codes for MRWWCFLVCCFGILSVMGAQKTDNKGLKKERELLEITGNQFIANDKTKTAVIQGNVQIKKGKDRLFADKVSVFLNDKRKPERYEATGNTHFNIFTEDNREISGSADKLIYNALNGEYKLLQNAVVREVGKSNVITGDEIILNKAKGYADVLGSAKRPAKFVFDMEDINEENRKAKLKKKSAKEKP; via the coding sequence ATGCGTTGGTGGTGTTTTCTGGTGTGTTGTTTTGGGATTTTGAGCGTGATGGGCGCGCAAAAAACGGACAATAAAGGCTTGAAAAAAGAAAGAGAGCTTTTAGAAATTACCGGCAATCAATTTATAGCGAACGACAAAACAAAAACCGCCGTCATTCAAGGCAATGTGCAGATCAAAAAAGGTAAAGACCGGTTGTTTGCGGATAAGGTGAGCGTGTTTTTAAACGATAAACGAAAACCAGAACGCTATGAAGCCACAGGGAACACGCATTTTAACATTTTTACAGAGGATAATCGTGAAATCAGTGGGAGCGCTGACAAACTCATCTACAATGCATTGAATGGGGAATACAAATTATTGCAAAATGCGGTGGTTAGAGAAGTGGGAAAATCCAATGTCATCACCGGCGATGAAATCATTTTGAACAAAGCTAAAGGCTATGCTGATGTGTTGGGGAGCGCGAAACGGCCCGCTAAATTTGTGTTTGACATGGAAGATATTAATGAAGAAAATCGTAAGGCTAAATTGAAGAAGAAAAGCGCTAAGGAAAAGCCATGA
- a CDS encoding methionine ABC transporter permease, producing the protein MISQMLIQATLETLYMVFVASFLAVVFGLPLGVLLLVSKKGHLLNKPLLHKILDTSINMTRSFPFIILIILLLPLSRFLIGTSIGSSASIIPLAISAIPFVAKLFENSLMEVEHGKIETTLSLGASPLEVIKMMLLESLPSLVNNITITLISLIGYSAMAGALGAGGLGDLAIRIGYQSYRGDVLFYAVVVIIVLVQIIQSAGDYVVKRLRKHKY; encoded by the coding sequence ATGATTTCTCAAATGCTCATTCAAGCCACGCTAGAAACGCTTTATATGGTGTTTGTGGCGAGTTTTTTGGCGGTTGTTTTTGGCTTGCCTTTGGGGGTTTTGTTGTTAGTGAGTAAAAAAGGGCATTTGTTAAACAAGCCCCTTTTGCATAAAATTTTAGACACTTCTATCAACATGACTCGCTCTTTCCCTTTTATCATTTTGATCATTTTGCTCTTGCCTTTATCGCGCTTTTTGATTGGCACAAGCATTGGCTCAAGCGCGAGCATTATCCCGTTAGCCATTTCAGCCATTCCTTTTGTCGCAAAGCTTTTTGAAAACTCTTTAATGGAAGTAGAGCATGGCAAGATTGAAACCACTTTAAGCTTGGGAGCGTCTCCTTTAGAAGTCATTAAAATGATGCTTTTAGAGAGCCTGCCTTCTTTAGTGAATAATATCACCATCACTTTAATTTCTTTAATAGGCTATTCGGCTATGGCTGGAGCTTTAGGGGCTGGGGGCTTGGGGGATTTAGCCATTAGGATTGGTTATCAAAGCTATAGGGGTGATGTGCTTTTTTATGCGGTAGTCGTCATTATTGTTTTAGTGCAAATCATTCAAAGCGCGGGGGATTATGTGGTAAAACGCTTGAGAAAGCATAAGTATTAG
- the mrdA gene encoding penicillin-binding protein 2, with amino-acid sequence MKSLRYKLLLFVFIGVWGVLALNLFILSIKNQEYYEKLAERNMTKKEFLIPTRGNITDRNHEFLATNELVFGVFLPSRLRQKELLEKIETIQKFFPNFSKETLLNNYQKENSLYNHNLIKVVGFIPYAAMQPLYTKLIQTQGIFVRPLDKRYYPNNALASHVLGYVGVASLQDLKDDEENQYSQIVGKTGIEKEYNKLLQGKVGYKIMHVNALNQELATLEVVPPSTNNHLQLSLDKRLQEEADKLFENKRGAILVMNAENGELLVAGSYPEYNLNDFVGGISQDKWQKLQDDIYNPLLNRFANALYPPGSVVKMGVGLSFLENLNITENTTIPTPPFIEVGKRKFRDWKKTGHGNSNLYKAIRESVDVYFYKLGLEISIEKLSKTLREVGFGEKTGVDLPNEFVGIVPDNLWKIKRFNQDWRVGDTLITAIGQGSFLTTPLQVLAYTGLIATGKLATPHFAINHKTPLKDPLNSFQKKKLQALRVGMYEVCNHKDGTAYHSTRGSKVTLACKTGTAQVVEIAQNIVNRMKEKDMEYFHRSHAWITAFLPYEKPKYAITILVEHGEGGSKLGGLLVKMSNKLYELGYL; translated from the coding sequence ATGAAAAGTCTTCGCTATAAGCTTTTACTCTTTGTTTTCATAGGGGTTTGGGGGGTATTGGCCTTAAACTTGTTTATTCTAAGCATTAAAAATCAAGAATACTATGAAAAACTCGCCGAACGAAACATGACCAAAAAAGAATTTTTAATCCCCACAAGGGGTAATATCACGGACAGAAACCATGAGTTTTTAGCCACTAATGAATTGGTTTTTGGCGTGTTTTTACCTAGCAGATTGAGGCAAAAAGAGCTTTTAGAAAAAATTGAAACCATCCAAAAATTTTTCCCTAATTTTTCCAAAGAAACGCTTTTAAACAACTACCAAAAAGAAAATTCGCTCTACAACCACAACCTCATTAAAGTGGTTGGCTTCATTCCCTATGCCGCCATGCAACCTCTTTACACCAAACTCATTCAAACTCAAGGCATTTTTGTGCGCCCTTTAGACAAGCGCTACTACCCTAATAATGCTTTAGCTTCTCATGTTTTAGGCTATGTGGGGGTGGCGAGTTTGCAAGACTTGAAAGACGATGAAGAGAATCAATACAGCCAGATTGTGGGCAAAACCGGCATTGAAAAAGAATATAACAAACTTTTGCAAGGCAAAGTGGGTTATAAAATCATGCATGTCAATGCGCTCAATCAAGAATTAGCCACTTTAGAAGTAGTGCCGCCAAGCACCAATAACCACTTGCAACTGAGTTTAGACAAACGCTTGCAAGAAGAAGCGGACAAGCTCTTTGAAAACAAAAGGGGGGCTATTTTAGTGATGAACGCAGAAAATGGGGAATTGCTTGTCGCAGGGAGTTACCCTGAATACAATTTGAACGATTTTGTAGGGGGGATTAGCCAAGACAAATGGCAAAAACTTCAAGATGATATTTATAACCCCTTACTAAACCGCTTCGCTAACGCTTTGTATCCGCCAGGATCTGTGGTGAAAATGGGCGTGGGCTTGAGTTTTTTAGAAAATCTCAATATCACAGAAAACACCACCATACCCACCCCCCCTTTCATTGAAGTGGGTAAGCGCAAATTCAGGGATTGGAAAAAAACAGGGCATGGCAATTCTAATTTGTATAAGGCCATTAGAGAGTCTGTGGATGTGTATTTTTATAAGCTTGGGCTTGAAATCTCTATAGAAAAACTTTCTAAAACTTTAAGGGAAGTGGGCTTTGGGGAAAAAACAGGCGTGGATTTACCGAATGAATTCGTGGGGATTGTGCCGGATAATTTATGGAAAATCAAGCGCTTCAATCAAGACTGGCGCGTTGGGGACACGCTCATTACCGCTATTGGGCAAGGTTCTTTTTTAACCACGCCCTTGCAAGTGCTCGCCTACACGGGGCTTATTGCCACAGGCAAACTGGCAACGCCTCATTTTGCGATCAATCATAAAACGCCCCTTAAAGATCCCCTGAATAGCTTTCAAAAAAAGAAGCTCCAAGCCTTGCGCGTGGGCATGTATGAAGTGTGCAACCATAAAGACGGCACCGCTTATCATTCTACAAGAGGTTCTAAGGTTACTTTAGCGTGCAAGACCGGCACCGCGCAAGTCGTAGAGATCGCTCAAAACATCGTCAATCGCATGAAAGAAAAGGATATGGAATATTTCCATCGATCCCATGCGTGGATTACGGCGTTTTTGCCTTATGAAAAACCCAAATACGCTATCACTATCTTAGTAGAGCATGGGGAAGGAGGGTCAAAACTGGGGGGCTTGTTAGTGAAAATGAGCAACAAACTCTATGAGCTTGGCTATCTTTGA
- the ribE gene encoding riboflavin synthase, which translates to MFSGLIHKIAKVKSFHNNVLSVESDLNPKLGDSVAINGACLTTIESSKTHFSVELSQKTQNSVALENYKDLVHIEPALKADARLDGHFVQGHIDAIGVIEKIIHNANQVDFFISASKETLLLCVEQGSIAIDGVSLTLSKVEEKGFWLTIISYTLENTLFKTYPLKRRVNIETDMLVRSVASILKKTRGFEKNVSWNEADALTLGY; encoded by the coding sequence ATGTTTAGCGGGTTAATCCATAAAATAGCTAAAGTGAAAAGTTTTCACAACAATGTTTTAAGCGTAGAAAGCGATCTCAATCCCAAGCTTGGCGATAGCGTTGCGATTAACGGGGCGTGTTTGACCACCATAGAAAGTTCAAAAACGCATTTTAGCGTGGAATTGAGCCAAAAAACCCAAAACAGCGTGGCGTTAGAAAATTACAAGGATTTAGTCCATATTGAGCCGGCCTTAAAAGCGGACGCCAGACTAGACGGGCATTTCGTGCAAGGGCATATTGATGCAATAGGGGTCATTGAAAAAATCATTCACAACGCTAACCAAGTGGATTTTTTTATCAGCGCTTCTAAAGAAACGCTTTTATTGTGTGTTGAGCAAGGCTCTATTGCGATTGATGGGGTGAGTTTGACTTTAAGCAAGGTAGAAGAAAAAGGGTTTTGGCTAACGATCATTTCTTACACTTTAGAAAACACCCTTTTTAAGACTTACCCACTCAAAAGGCGCGTGAATATTGAAACGGACATGTTAGTCCGCAGCGTTGCATCTATCTTAAAAAAAACAAGAGGTTTTGAAAAAAATGTTTCTTGGAATGAAGCCGATGCCTTGACTTTAGGGTATTAG
- a CDS encoding septal ring lytic transglycosylase RlpA family protein — translation MGLALKKIYFLGVILLVSACATKKDGIKNLSYKHEGLRAYENAKDYDPTTQKATYKRNFFERHFKHHSNAQDGHTKDQPLDNGMHDSSAIQRATMRPYQVGGKWYYPTKVDLGEKFDGIASWYGPNFHAKKTSNGEIYNMYAHTAAHKTLPMNTIVKVINVENNLSTIVRINDRGPFVSDRIIDLSNAAARDIDMVKKGTASVRLIVLGFGGVISKQYEQSFNASSSKILHKEFKVGESEKSVSGGKFSLQMGAFRNQTGAQTLADKLQTESKNYSVKVVFKDDLYKVLVQGFQSEEEARDFMKKYNQSAVLTRE, via the coding sequence ATGGGCTTAGCGTTAAAAAAAATTTATTTTTTAGGCGTTATTTTATTGGTTAGCGCTTGCGCAACTAAAAAAGATGGGATCAAGAATTTGTCTTACAAGCATGAAGGCTTGCGCGCTTATGAAAACGCCAAAGACTATGACCCTACAACCCAAAAAGCCACCTATAAACGCAATTTTTTTGAACGCCACTTCAAACACCACTCCAATGCACAAGATGGCCACACCAAAGATCAACCCCTAGATAACGGCATGCACGATTCTAGCGCAATCCAAAGGGCCACCATGCGCCCTTATCAAGTGGGAGGGAAGTGGTATTACCCTACTAAAGTGGATTTAGGCGAGAAATTTGATGGCATTGCAAGCTGGTATGGACCCAATTTCCACGCCAAAAAAACCAGTAATGGGGAAATTTATAACATGTATGCCCACACCGCCGCGCACAAGACCTTGCCCATGAACACCATTGTCAAAGTCATCAATGTTGAAAACAATTTAAGCACCATTGTGCGCATCAACGATAGAGGGCCTTTTGTGAGCGATCGCATCATTGATTTGTCCAATGCGGCCGCTAGGGATATTGACATGGTTAAAAAAGGCACGGCTAGCGTGCGCCTTATTGTTTTGGGTTTTGGGGGGGTTATTTCTAAACAATACGAGCAATCGTTTAACGCTAGCTCTTCCAAGATCTTACACAAGGAATTTAAAGTTGGCGAGAGCGAAAAAAGCGTGAGCGGAGGGAAATTTTCCTTACAAATGGGGGCTTTTAGAAACCAAACGGGAGCTCAAACTTTAGCGGATAAATTGCAAACAGAGAGCAAGAATTACAGCGTCAAGGTTGTTTTTAAAGACGATTTGTATAAAGTTTTAGTTCAAGGGTTTCAAAGCGAAGAAGAGGCTAGGGATTTTATGAAAAAATATAATCAGAGTGCGGTATTAACGAGAGAATGA
- the yihA gene encoding ribosome biogenesis GTP-binding protein YihA/YsxC codes for MIIIKDAHFLTSSSQLSQCPASLTSEMVILGRSNVGKSTFINTLLGKNLAKSSSTPGKTRLANFFSTTWEDKENALTTTFSVIDLPGFGYAKVSKSLKKEWEGFLWELLSVRTSIKLFIHLIDARHWDLEIDKNAKESIQALLKPDQAYLSLFTKFDKLSKNEQHRLFLNAPKPFLINTTHFNALSSKYPTLEIVRQTLLKYLLTNPL; via the coding sequence ATGATTATTATTAAAGACGCTCACTTTCTCACTTCTTCAAGCCAACTTTCCCAATGCCCTGCGAGCCTGACTTCTGAAATGGTCATTTTAGGGCGCAGCAATGTGGGCAAAAGCACCTTTATTAATACCTTGTTAGGAAAAAATCTCGCCAAAAGCTCATCAACGCCTGGAAAAACCCGTTTAGCGAATTTTTTTTCCACCACTTGGGAAGATAAAGAAAACGCCCTAACGACCACTTTTAGCGTGATTGATTTGCCCGGGTTTGGCTACGCTAAAGTTTCTAAAAGCTTGAAAAAAGAATGGGAGGGGTTTTTATGGGAATTGTTGAGCGTTAGGACTTCAATCAAGCTTTTTATCCATTTGATAGATGCGCGCCATTGGGATTTAGAAATTGATAAAAACGCTAAAGAGAGCATTCAAGCCCTTTTAAAACCTGATCAAGCCTACCTTTCTCTTTTCACGAAATTTGACAAGTTGAGTAAAAATGAGCAACACCGCCTTTTTTTAAACGCCCCTAAACCCTTTTTAATCAACACCACCCACTTTAACGCCCTTTCTTCAAAATACCCAACCCTTGAAATAGTGCGCCAAACCCTTTTGAAATATTTGCTCACTAACCCTTTATAA
- a CDS encoding methionine ABC transporter ATP-binding protein produces MVVELKNIEKIYENGFHALKGVNLALKKGDILGVIGYSGAGKSTLIRLINCLERPSSGEVLVNGVNLLNLKPKELQKARQKIGMIFQHFNLLSAKNVFENVAFALEIARWEKNKIQSRVHELLELVGLEDKMHFYPKQLSGGQKQRVAIARSLANYPNLLLCDEATSALDSKTTHSILTLLSGIQKKLDLSIVFITHEIEVVKELCNQMCVISSGEIVERGSVEEIFANPKHAVTKELLGIKNEHADKKSQNVYRIVFLGEHLDEPIISNLIKRFKIDVSIISGNIEELTTKDVGYLVVRFLGSATETQRALEYLNVLGLQVEKLKD; encoded by the coding sequence ATGGTAGTAGAATTAAAAAATATTGAAAAGATTTATGAAAACGGGTTTCATGCTCTAAAGGGCGTGAATTTAGCATTAAAAAAAGGCGATATTTTAGGCGTGATAGGCTATTCAGGGGCAGGAAAATCCACGCTCATTCGCTTGATCAATTGTTTAGAGCGCCCCAGTTCTGGCGAAGTGCTAGTCAATGGGGTCAATCTGTTAAACTTAAAGCCTAAAGAATTGCAAAAAGCGCGCCAAAAAATAGGCATGATTTTCCAGCATTTCAATTTATTGAGCGCTAAAAACGTGTTTGAAAACGTCGCTTTCGCTCTAGAAATCGCCCGATGGGAAAAAAATAAGATCCAATCCAGGGTGCATGAATTGTTGGAATTGGTGGGATTAGAAGATAAAATGCATTTTTACCCTAAACAGCTAAGCGGCGGGCAAAAACAGCGCGTCGCCATTGCTAGGAGTTTGGCGAATTACCCTAATTTATTGCTTTGCGATGAAGCCACATCCGCTTTGGATTCTAAAACCACGCATTCTATTTTAACGCTTTTAAGCGGCATTCAAAAAAAGCTTGACTTGAGCATCGTTTTCATCACGCACGAAATTGAAGTGGTTAAAGAATTGTGCAATCAAATGTGTGTGATCAGCAGCGGCGAAATTGTGGAAAGAGGCTCGGTGGAAGAAATTTTTGCTAACCCTAAACATGCCGTTACTAAAGAATTGCTTGGCATCAAAAACGAGCATGCAGATAAGAAATCGCAAAATGTTTATCGTATCGTGTTTTTAGGGGAGCATTTGGATGAGCCGATCATTTCTAATTTGATCAAGCGTTTTAAAATAGATGTGAGTATTATTTCGGGCAATATTGAAGAGCTTACGACCAAAGATGTAGGGTATTTAGTGGTGCGGTTTTTGGGCAGTGCTACAGAAACGCAAAGGGCTTTAGAGTATTTAAACGTTTTAGGTTTACAAGTGGAAAAATTAAAGGATTAA
- a CDS encoding KdsC family phosphatase gives MIKLLLLDVDGTLTDGSLYFDENFHEIKAFNVKDGLGMALWQKLGKKIAIITGRTSTMVKKRMESLGVQLVFMGVENKSEVIERLKKDLQLDANQIACVGDDYNDLGMFKACALSFAPFDAHPIIKSKAYKVLQNLGGKGAVREAIDYLLELEGLQDEALRLYL, from the coding sequence ATGATTAAATTATTGCTTTTAGATGTGGATGGCACGCTCACGGACGGATCGTTGTATTTTGATGAAAATTTTCACGAAATCAAGGCTTTTAATGTCAAAGACGGGCTTGGCATGGCGTTGTGGCAAAAATTAGGCAAAAAAATCGCTATCATTACAGGAAGAACTTCAACAATGGTCAAAAAACGCATGGAGAGTTTGGGCGTTCAGCTCGTTTTTATGGGCGTTGAAAATAAAAGCGAGGTTATAGAGCGGCTCAAGAAAGACTTGCAATTGGATGCAAACCAAATCGCATGCGTGGGCGATGACTATAACGATTTGGGCATGTTTAAGGCATGCGCTTTGAGTTTCGCCCCTTTTGATGCGCACCCTATCATTAAAAGCAAGGCTTATAAAGTGTTGCAAAATTTGGGGGGTAAGGGGGCTGTTAGGGAAGCGATTGATTATCTTTTAGAACTAGAAGGCTTGCAAGATGAAGCTCTTAGGTTATACCTCTAA